In the genome of Telluria beijingensis, one region contains:
- a CDS encoding sensor histidine kinase, which yields MNSQRILGVALDNDQDVVLVRQRARQISALLGFSQQDQVRIGTAVSEVARGASHQGAGGRALFQLRENEGRQHLEVLVSAGRPRAATAGEPETESLRELAIITAHRLMDACEVDPGEAGASTVTVRKALPRHEHVTPARLAEIGARLADSPVSNPVHELQLQNQELLATLAELRERQDDLLSLTRELEDTNRGIVALYAEIEDKAERLRRADEMKSRFLSNTSHELRTPLSSIRALAQLLLDRMDGDLTDEQERQVKFISTAAADLSELVNDLLDLAKIEAGRVETLVEPVVVENLFRALKGMLRPLVDEARVELIFEPSGIEAPFYSDEGKISQILRNFISNALKFTEQGSVLVFAAHDPEADTIAFAVADTGIGISPDNLQLIFEEFSQIEHPLQRRSKGTGLGLPLCRKLADLLGGRVDVSSTLGVGSTFTLTLPRTLPNRPQQPTMDPDGTAS from the coding sequence ATGAATTCCCAGCGCATCCTCGGCGTCGCCCTGGACAACGACCAGGATGTGGTGCTGGTGCGCCAGCGCGCGCGCCAGATCTCGGCGCTGCTGGGCTTTTCGCAGCAGGACCAGGTGCGCATCGGCACCGCGGTGTCGGAAGTCGCGCGCGGGGCCAGCCACCAGGGCGCGGGCGGCCGGGCGCTGTTCCAGCTGCGCGAGAACGAGGGCCGCCAGCACCTCGAGGTGCTGGTCAGCGCCGGCCGGCCGCGCGCGGCCACGGCCGGCGAACCCGAGACCGAATCGCTGCGCGAGCTGGCGATCATCACCGCGCACCGCCTGATGGACGCCTGCGAAGTCGATCCGGGCGAGGCCGGCGCGTCCACCGTCACTGTGCGCAAGGCGCTGCCGCGCCACGAGCACGTCACGCCGGCCCGGCTGGCCGAGATCGGCGCGCGCCTGGCCGACAGCCCGGTGTCGAACCCGGTGCACGAGCTGCAGCTGCAGAACCAGGAATTGCTGGCCACCCTGGCCGAGCTGCGCGAGCGCCAGGACGACCTGCTGTCGCTCACCCGCGAGCTCGAGGACACCAACCGCGGCATCGTGGCGCTGTACGCCGAGATCGAGGACAAGGCCGAGCGCCTGCGCCGCGCCGACGAGATGAAGTCGCGTTTCCTGTCGAATACCAGCCACGAGCTGCGCACGCCGCTGTCGTCGATCCGCGCGCTGGCCCAGCTGCTGCTGGATCGCATGGATGGCGACCTGACCGACGAGCAGGAACGGCAGGTGAAATTCATTTCCACGGCGGCGGCGGACCTGTCGGAGCTGGTCAACGACCTGCTGGACCTGGCCAAGATCGAAGCCGGGCGGGTCGAGACCCTGGTCGAGCCGGTGGTGGTCGAGAACCTGTTCCGCGCGCTCAAGGGCATGCTGCGTCCGCTGGTCGACGAGGCGCGGGTGGAGCTGATCTTCGAGCCGTCCGGCATCGAGGCACCGTTTTATTCGGACGAAGGCAAGATCTCGCAGATCCTGCGCAACTTCATCTCCAACGCATTGAAATTCACCGAGCAGGGCTCGGTGCTGGTGTTCGCCGCGCACGACCCGGAAGCCGACACCATCGCCTTCGCGGTGGCCGACACCGGCATCGGCATCAGTCCCGACAACCTGCAGCTGATCTTCGAGGAATTCAGCCAGATCGAGCATCCGCTGCAGCGCCGCAGCAAGGGCACGGGGCTCGGCCTGCCGCTGTGCCGCAAGCTGGCCGACCTGCTCGGCGGGCGGGTCGACGTATCGAGCACCCTGGGCGTCGGTTCGACGTTTACACTGACCCTGCCGCGCACCCTGCCCAACAGACCGCAGCAACCGACCATGGATCCTGATGGAACCGCATCATGA
- a CDS encoding response regulator, giving the protein MNSHPTQILNVDDNDGARYAKTRILQSAGFDVIEAANGTDALEMVRRHLPALVLLDVKLPDINGIEVCRRIKAESDSSSVLVLQTSAALTGRADKIRGLEGGADNYLAAPIEADELIANVNALLRMRRIQVDLRDSEERFRQLTDNIDDVFWMFSVPGRELVYVSPAYATVWGGSAEALRQHPGAWLDAVHADDRARLRARWENLADEPHYDEEFRLHGADGQVRWVRDRLFPVRNARGDVYRVARMSSDITARKEMEALLRTADSNKNQFLATLAHELRNPLSPIRNAAALLGASGEGAAERQARARDVITRQVDHLAHLVDDLLDVARISEGKIVLRNEEVDLKGVIAQAIETAGPLIGTREHSLEVQQPNDDIWVMGDPVRLAQSVGNLLHNAAKFTPAGGAIVLGVEVAGEGEGGQQRVRISVRDNGIGIDEDNLPRIFGMFAQAAVPPDRAPEGLGIGLSLVSHLAELHGGRLEAASPGIGQGSTFTIELPLLRIATGVHEAAPQEPETGAESGGMRVLLVDDNIDAMEMMGFLLAEMGYQPLTTADAGEIEVLALRHKPQVIVLDIGLPGVDGYQVARRLKANAELAHIRLVAHTGYGSPEDRRRAQEAGFDAHLVKPAELSDLEAALRG; this is encoded by the coding sequence ATGAATAGTCATCCGACCCAGATTCTCAACGTCGACGACAACGACGGTGCCCGCTACGCCAAGACCCGCATCCTGCAGAGCGCCGGTTTCGACGTCATCGAGGCTGCCAACGGCACCGATGCGCTGGAAATGGTCAGGCGCCACCTGCCGGCGCTGGTTCTGCTCGACGTCAAGCTCCCGGATATCAACGGCATCGAGGTGTGCCGCCGCATCAAGGCCGAATCGGACAGCAGCAGCGTGCTGGTGCTCCAGACCTCGGCCGCGCTGACCGGCCGCGCCGACAAGATCCGTGGCCTGGAGGGCGGCGCCGACAACTACCTGGCGGCGCCGATCGAGGCCGATGAGCTGATCGCCAACGTCAATGCGCTGCTGCGCATGCGCCGCATCCAGGTCGACCTGCGCGACAGCGAGGAGCGCTTTCGCCAGCTGACCGACAATATCGACGATGTGTTCTGGATGTTTTCGGTGCCCGGGCGCGAGCTGGTCTATGTCAGCCCGGCATATGCGACGGTGTGGGGCGGCAGCGCCGAAGCGCTGCGCCAGCATCCCGGCGCCTGGCTCGACGCGGTGCACGCCGACGACCGCGCGCGCCTGCGCGCGCGCTGGGAAAACCTGGCGGACGAGCCGCACTACGATGAAGAATTCCGCCTCCATGGCGCCGATGGCCAGGTGCGCTGGGTGCGCGACCGCCTGTTCCCGGTGCGTAATGCGCGCGGCGACGTCTACCGGGTGGCGCGCATGAGCAGCGACATCACGGCGCGCAAGGAGATGGAAGCGCTGCTGCGCACCGCCGACAGCAACAAGAACCAGTTCCTGGCGACGCTGGCGCACGAGTTGCGCAATCCCCTGAGCCCGATCCGCAACGCGGCGGCCCTGCTGGGCGCCAGCGGAGAAGGCGCAGCCGAGCGCCAGGCGCGCGCGCGCGACGTCATCACGCGCCAGGTCGACCACCTGGCGCACCTGGTGGACGACCTGCTGGACGTGGCTCGCATCTCCGAGGGCAAGATCGTGCTGCGCAACGAGGAAGTCGACCTGAAGGGCGTGATCGCGCAGGCGATCGAGACCGCCGGGCCCTTGATCGGCACGCGCGAGCACAGCCTGGAAGTGCAACAGCCGAACGACGACATCTGGGTGATGGGCGACCCGGTGCGCCTGGCCCAGTCGGTCGGCAACCTGCTGCACAATGCGGCCAAGTTCACGCCGGCCGGCGGCGCGATCGTGCTGGGCGTGGAGGTCGCCGGCGAGGGCGAAGGCGGGCAGCAACGCGTGCGCATCTCGGTGCGCGACAACGGGATCGGCATCGACGAGGACAACCTGCCGCGCATCTTCGGCATGTTCGCCCAGGCCGCTGTGCCGCCGGACCGCGCGCCGGAAGGGCTGGGCATCGGCCTGTCGCTGGTGTCGCACCTGGCCGAACTGCATGGCGGCCGGCTGGAGGCGGCCAGCCCGGGCATCGGCCAGGGCAGCACCTTCACCATCGAACTGCCGCTGCTGCGCATCGCGACCGGCGTGCATGAAGCGGCGCCACAGGAACCCGAAACCGGCGCGGAGTCGGGCGGCATGCGCGTGCTGCTGGTGGACGACAATATCGACGCCATGGAAATGATGGGCTTCCTGCTGGCCGAGATGGGTTACCAGCCGCTGACCACGGCCGACGCCGGCGAAATCGAGGTGCTGGCGCTGCGCCACAAGCCGCAGGTGATCGTGCTCGACATCGGCCTGCCGGGCGTGGACGGCTACCAGGTGGCGCGCCGCCTCAAGGCCAACGCGGAACTGGCGCATATCCGGCTGGTGGCGCACACCGGCTACGGCTCGCCCGAAGACCGCCGGCGCGCGCAGGAGGCGGGGTTCGATGCGCACCTGGTCAAGCCGGCGGAGTTGTCGGACCTGGAAGCGGCGCTGCGCGGTTGA
- the modC gene encoding molybdenum ABC transporter ATP-binding protein yields the protein MSGIRIKVRLDRSGDGGEFLLDVDLDLPDHGVSALFGHSGSGKTTVLRILAGLERTPGAFIAVGDDIWQDDARGLFVPTHRRGIGYVFQEASLFEHLDVRANLEFGLKRLPRDARRFEVGPVTELLGIGHLLKQRPATLSGGERQRAAIARTLLASPRLLLMDEPLAALDMKRKQEILPYLERLHDELALPVVYVSHSADEVARLADYLVVLEQGRVLASGPLASTLARLDLAAGFKDDAGVMIEAVLAEHDADGLSHLAFPGGVLLVGRRDAAIGSRMRCRIHARDVSLALERPRGSSITNILPAVVDAVGPPAAGQVLVRLKVGETLLLARITERSRRELAIAPGCALWAQVKAVALLA from the coding sequence ATGAGCGGCATTCGTATCAAGGTAAGACTGGACCGCAGCGGCGACGGCGGGGAATTCCTGCTGGACGTCGACCTCGACCTGCCCGACCACGGCGTGAGCGCCCTGTTCGGCCATTCCGGCTCCGGCAAGACCACGGTGCTGCGCATCCTGGCCGGTCTGGAACGCACGCCTGGCGCCTTCATCGCGGTAGGCGACGACATCTGGCAAGACGATGCTCGTGGCCTGTTCGTGCCGACCCACCGGCGCGGCATCGGCTACGTGTTCCAGGAAGCGAGCCTGTTCGAGCACCTCGATGTGCGCGCCAACCTGGAGTTCGGCCTCAAGCGCCTGCCACGCGATGCGCGCCGCTTCGAGGTCGGGCCCGTGACCGAGCTGCTCGGCATCGGCCACCTGCTAAAGCAGCGACCGGCGACGCTATCGGGCGGCGAACGCCAGCGCGCCGCGATCGCGCGCACCCTGCTCGCCTCGCCGCGCCTGCTGTTGATGGACGAACCGCTGGCGGCGCTCGACATGAAGCGCAAGCAGGAAATCCTGCCCTACCTGGAGCGACTGCACGACGAACTGGCGCTGCCGGTGGTCTACGTCAGCCACTCCGCCGACGAGGTGGCGCGCCTGGCCGATTACCTGGTGGTGCTGGAGCAGGGACGCGTACTGGCCAGTGGCCCGCTCGCCTCCACCCTGGCGCGGCTCGACCTGGCGGCCGGTTTCAAGGACGACGCCGGCGTAATGATCGAGGCCGTGCTCGCCGAACACGATGCCGACGGCCTGTCGCACCTGGCATTCCCGGGCGGCGTGCTGCTGGTGGGCCGGCGCGACGCCGCCATCGGCAGCCGGATGCGCTGCCGCATCCATGCGCGCGACGTCAGCCTGGCGCTCGAGCGGCCGCGCGGCAGCAGCATTACCAATATCCTGCCGGCCGTGGTCGATGCGGTGGGGCCGCCGGCGGCGGGCCAGGTGCTGGTACGCTTGAAGGTGGGCGAGACCCTGCTGCTGGCGCGCATCACCGAACGCTCGCGGCGCGAACTGGCGATCGCGCCAGGGTGTGCGTTGTGGGCGCAGGTGAAAGCGGTGGCGCTACTGGCGTAA
- the modB gene encoding molybdate ABC transporter permease subunit, producing MLDGSDFAAIWLTLKLAAVVTLLLLVFGTPLAWWLARTHSRLRHAVGAVVALPLVLPPTVIGFYMLLAMGPNGPLGQATQALGLGTLSFTFTGLVIASVFYSLPFVVQPLTNAFEAVGTRPLEVAATLGATPWDTFWSVVVPLARPGFVTGAILGFAHTIGEFGVVLMIGGNIPDKTRVVSTQIYDHVEAMEYAQAHWLAGGMLVFSFVVLLVLYTLYPQSVRGTRR from the coding sequence ATGCTGGATGGTTCGGATTTTGCCGCGATCTGGCTGACCCTCAAGCTGGCCGCGGTCGTCACCCTGCTCCTGCTGGTATTCGGCACGCCGCTGGCCTGGTGGCTGGCGCGCACGCACTCCAGGCTGCGGCATGCGGTCGGCGCCGTGGTGGCGCTGCCGCTGGTGCTGCCGCCGACCGTGATCGGCTTCTACATGCTGCTGGCGATGGGCCCCAACGGCCCGCTCGGCCAGGCCACCCAGGCCCTCGGCCTGGGCACGCTGTCGTTCACCTTCACCGGCCTCGTGATCGCCTCGGTGTTCTATTCGCTGCCCTTTGTGGTGCAACCGCTGACCAATGCCTTCGAGGCGGTCGGCACGCGCCCGCTGGAAGTGGCGGCAACCCTGGGCGCCACGCCCTGGGACACTTTCTGGTCGGTCGTGGTGCCGCTGGCGCGTCCCGGCTTCGTCACGGGCGCCATCCTCGGCTTCGCCCACACCATCGGCGAGTTCGGCGTCGTGCTCATGATTGGCGGGAACATACCGGACAAGACGCGGGTGGTCTCGACCCAGATCTACGACCACGTGGAAGCGATGGAATACGCGCAGGCACACTGGCTGGCCGGTGGCATGCTGGTGTTCTCCTTCGTGGTGCTGCTGGTGCTCTACACGCTGTATCCGCAGTCGGTCAGGGGGACGCGCCGATGA
- the modA gene encoding molybdate ABC transporter substrate-binding protein, with protein sequence MKHLVSLVAVLAISGAAQADEVQVAVAANFAGPMEKLAAEFQRDTGHKAIVATGATGKFYAQIRNGAPFEVLLAADDETPAKLETEGHMVAGSRFTYATGRLVLWSAKDGVVDAGGNVLKTGTYRHLSIANPKTAPYGAAAVATLQKLGLYDTVQPRIVQGENIAQAWQFASTGNAELGFVAQAQVWRDGKFTSGSGWIVPATMHDPIRQDAALLAKGAKNPAAQALLQYLRTDKAKALIRTFGYEV encoded by the coding sequence ATGAAACACCTCGTCAGCCTGGTCGCCGTCCTTGCCATCTCGGGAGCCGCACAGGCCGACGAGGTGCAGGTCGCCGTCGCCGCCAACTTCGCCGGCCCGATGGAAAAACTGGCCGCCGAATTCCAGCGCGACACCGGCCACAAGGCCATCGTCGCGACCGGCGCCACCGGTAAATTCTACGCGCAGATCCGGAACGGCGCGCCGTTCGAAGTGCTGCTGGCGGCCGACGACGAAACCCCGGCCAAGCTGGAGACCGAAGGCCACATGGTGGCCGGCAGCCGCTTCACCTACGCGACTGGCCGCCTGGTGCTGTGGTCGGCCAAGGATGGCGTCGTCGATGCCGGCGGCAACGTCCTCAAGACCGGCACCTACAGGCACCTGTCGATCGCCAATCCGAAGACCGCCCCATACGGCGCCGCGGCCGTCGCCACCCTGCAAAAGCTGGGCCTGTACGACACCGTGCAGCCGCGCATCGTCCAAGGCGAGAACATCGCCCAGGCCTGGCAGTTCGCCAGCACCGGCAACGCCGAACTGGGCTTCGTGGCCCAGGCCCAGGTCTGGCGTGACGGCAAGTTCACTTCGGGTTCGGGCTGGATCGTCCCTGCCACCATGCACGACCCGATCCGCCAGGACGCCGCCCTGCTGGCCAAGGGCGCGAAGAACCCGGCAGCCCAGGCGCTGCTGCAATACCTGCGCACCGACAAGGCGAAAGCGCTGATCCGCACCTTCGGCTACGAAGTCTGA
- a CDS encoding TOBE domain-containing protein, which translates to MSTDDKRIALQGQVWMTVGGEHLGGSNRVELLAAVGQLGSITGAAKAVGLSYKAAWDAIDTMNNLAGEALVERVTGGKGGGGTRLTARGRQLVDNFRTIEQVHRDYLERLDLQAGAVADDLALFTRFRMRTSARNQFFGTVSRVTRGAVNDEVTLDIAGGQTIVAIVTRESAESLGLAPGRQAFALIKSSSVIVMTGADGARLSARNQLQGQVARLMRGAVNSEVVIALAGGGSVAATITNESVDALGIAEGAAATALFKASSVILGVPD; encoded by the coding sequence ATGAGCACGGATGACAAGCGCATCGCGCTGCAGGGCCAGGTCTGGATGACGGTCGGCGGCGAGCACCTGGGCGGCAGCAACCGTGTCGAACTGCTCGCGGCGGTCGGGCAACTGGGCTCGATCACCGGCGCGGCCAAGGCCGTGGGCCTGAGCTACAAGGCGGCCTGGGACGCGATCGACACGATGAACAATCTCGCCGGGGAGGCGCTGGTCGAGCGCGTTACCGGCGGCAAGGGCGGCGGCGGCACGCGCCTGACGGCGCGCGGCCGGCAGCTGGTGGACAATTTCAGGACGATCGAACAGGTGCACCGTGATTATCTCGAACGACTCGACCTCCAGGCCGGCGCGGTGGCCGACGATCTCGCACTGTTCACGAGGTTCAGGATGAGGACCAGTGCACGCAACCAGTTCTTTGGCACGGTGTCTCGAGTGACGCGGGGAGCGGTCAACGACGAGGTCACGCTCGACATCGCGGGCGGGCAAACCATCGTCGCGATCGTCACGCGCGAGAGCGCGGAGAGCCTGGGCCTGGCGCCGGGACGGCAGGCGTTTGCGCTCATCAAGTCGTCGTCGGTGATCGTCATGACCGGCGCGGATGGCGCGCGACTGTCGGCGCGTAACCAGCTGCAGGGGCAGGTCGCGCGGCTGATGCGCGGCGCGGTCAATTCCGAAGTGGTGATCGCGCTGGCGGGTGGCGGCAGCGTGGCGGCAACGATCACCAACGAGAGCGTGGATGCGCTGGGCATTGCAGAAGGGGCGGCAGCGACCGCGCTGTTCAAGGCCTCGAGCGTGATCCTGGGCGTGCCCGACTGA